One Thalassotalea hakodatensis DNA segment encodes these proteins:
- a CDS encoding M13 family metallopeptidase, producing MKKSLLAISIATILLSACSEQTTSTTVSQEASVENTAETSTTAKAELGSFGVDLTARNLTVKPGDDFFMYASGNWYDNYEMPADKTRYGAFNALAERSEKQVKEIIDDVTSRDNLNAEEQKVADFYHSYMDVETINKLGLSPIQSTLDDIAAVDSVDDLTKMFGQAWLTGTTSPLSGGMWFNRLDPDKYEMSIGASGLGMPDRSYYLVDSERFEKTRAAYVAHIAEMLAFAGVENGEEKAKAILALETKIAEGHWPREKRRNRDLTLNQIERANLSKEYPGFNWDLYFAQTEYKVPQLNISQPEPVKAMISLINDEELSVWKDYMTYHTISNNSSLLAEDIYAANFKFYGTELRGQQEPRPRWKRAVAQMSGTQSLGFAIGKVYVDKYFPESSKQQMSELVENLRKAMGERIDGLDWMGKETKVNAHEKLAAFNPKIGYPDVWQSFDGLEISSKDLLGNIKNIRQFFRADSAAKELEKTDRNRWGMTPQQVNAYYNSSFNEIVFPAAILQPPFFDPNADPAVNYGGIGAVIGHEMGHGFDDQGSKSDANGIQRNWWTDEDRAAFDAKADQLAAQYNKYEPIPENFVNGRNSLGENIGDVGGIAMAYHAYKLSLNGKEAPIIDGLTGDQRFFLAWAQVWKEKRTEKSMLSQLRAGTHAPGRFRALAPRNHDAWYKAFDVKEGDKLYLAPEDRVRIW from the coding sequence ATGAAAAAATCACTTTTAGCCATTTCTATCGCTACAATCTTGCTAAGCGCATGTAGCGAACAAACGACCTCAACGACCGTTAGCCAAGAAGCTAGCGTTGAAAATACCGCAGAAACTAGCACAACAGCCAAAGCTGAACTAGGTTCATTCGGTGTAGATTTAACGGCTCGTAACCTTACCGTTAAACCAGGCGACGACTTCTTCATGTACGCTAGTGGCAACTGGTACGATAATTACGAAATGCCAGCAGATAAAACCCGCTATGGTGCATTTAACGCGTTAGCAGAGCGCAGCGAAAAACAAGTTAAAGAAATAATTGATGATGTAACTTCACGCGATAACTTAAATGCTGAAGAACAAAAGGTAGCTGATTTTTATCACAGCTACATGGATGTTGAAACCATCAACAAACTTGGACTATCCCCTATTCAATCGACTCTTGATGACATTGCAGCCGTTGATTCTGTTGATGATTTAACAAAAATGTTTGGTCAAGCATGGTTAACCGGTACGACAAGTCCATTAAGTGGTGGTATGTGGTTTAACCGTTTAGACCCTGACAAGTATGAAATGTCTATCGGTGCAAGCGGATTAGGTATGCCAGATCGCTCATATTATTTAGTAGACAGCGAACGATTTGAAAAAACGCGCGCTGCTTATGTCGCTCACATTGCTGAAATGCTTGCGTTCGCTGGCGTTGAAAACGGTGAAGAAAAAGCAAAAGCCATTTTAGCATTAGAAACGAAAATTGCCGAAGGCCACTGGCCGAGAGAAAAACGACGTAACCGCGACTTAACGTTAAACCAGATTGAACGTGCTAATTTATCAAAAGAATACCCTGGTTTTAACTGGGATCTATACTTTGCTCAAACAGAATATAAAGTTCCCCAATTAAATATTTCACAGCCTGAGCCTGTTAAGGCGATGATCAGCTTAATTAATGATGAAGAGCTAAGTGTGTGGAAAGACTATATGACTTACCATACCATCTCTAATAACTCATCATTACTAGCTGAAGATATTTACGCGGCTAACTTCAAGTTTTACGGTACTGAATTACGCGGCCAACAAGAACCTCGTCCTCGTTGGAAACGTGCTGTAGCTCAAATGTCTGGTACACAATCTCTTGGTTTTGCCATTGGTAAAGTGTACGTAGATAAATACTTTCCTGAGTCATCTAAACAGCAAATGTCTGAGTTAGTTGAAAATTTACGAAAAGCCATGGGCGAGCGTATTGATGGATTAGATTGGATGGGCAAAGAAACAAAAGTAAACGCTCATGAAAAACTAGCCGCTTTCAATCCAAAAATTGGTTACCCTGATGTTTGGCAGTCATTTGACGGTCTTGAAATCTCAAGTAAAGATTTACTTGGCAATATTAAAAACATTCGCCAATTCTTCCGTGCTGACAGTGCGGCCAAAGAATTAGAAAAAACAGATCGTAATCGTTGGGGTATGACACCACAACAAGTTAACGCCTATTACAACAGTTCATTTAATGAAATTGTATTCCCAGCAGCAATATTACAACCACCATTTTTCGATCCAAATGCAGATCCTGCGGTAAACTACGGCGGAATCGGTGCAGTAATTGGTCACGAAATGGGCCATGGATTTGATGATCAAGGGTCAAAATCAGATGCTAACGGTATTCAACGTAATTGGTGGACAGACGAAGATCGTGCCGCATTCGATGCAAAAGCTGATCAACTTGCAGCACAATATAACAAGTACGAACCTATTCCAGAAAACTTTGTAAATGGCCGAAACAGCCTAGGTGAAAACATTGGTGATGTTGGCGGTATCGCGATGGCATACCATGCTTATAAACTAAGCTTAAACGGTAAAGAAGCGCCTATCATTGATGGCTTAACCGGTGATCAACGTTTCTTCCTCGCATGGGCACAAGTATGGAAAGAGAAACGCACTGAGAAAAGTATGTTGAGTCAGCTTCGTGCAGGTACACATGCACCAGGGCGTTTTCGTGCTCTTGCACCAAGAAACCACGACGCTTGGTATAAAGCATTTGATGTTAAAGAAGGTGATAAGCTTTATTTAGCCCCAGAAGATCGTGTACGTATTTGGTAA
- the serB gene encoding phosphoserine phosphatase SerB, protein MASIVTHFPLNNFSKQQLSQVFIEDELNLPQSLTLNEHALALLVTDDEKASFIAYHNIELVVFSTLTLSDLLALTHECDITLIALTAINHRASLTSYRFAINCHSLEKSVNSLADFTRNQVIEAAIIQHAPLLSQPGLLVMDMDSTTIEIECIDEIAVLAGVGEQVADVTERAMQGELDFAQSLHQRVATLANAPESILAEVVKNLPLMAGLTTLVDTLKAHKWRIAIASGGFTYFADHLQQLLELDAAHANVLEIVDKKLTGNVIGDVVDAQAKAECLIQLANTFNIEATQTVAMGDGANDLIMMKAAHLGVAFHAKPIVVKQADTTINNAGLDLMLHWLA, encoded by the coding sequence GTGGCTAGTATAGTAACTCACTTCCCGCTAAATAATTTTTCCAAACAACAATTATCACAAGTTTTTATAGAAGATGAACTAAATCTTCCTCAGTCGTTAACATTAAATGAACATGCCTTAGCATTGCTTGTTACGGATGATGAAAAAGCATCATTCATTGCCTATCACAATATAGAACTCGTGGTATTTTCCACATTAACCTTATCTGATTTATTAGCACTTACACACGAATGTGACATTACCTTGATTGCTCTCACAGCTATTAATCATAGAGCTTCATTAACAAGTTATCGATTTGCAATTAACTGCCACTCACTGGAGAAAAGCGTCAATTCACTTGCCGACTTTACACGCAATCAAGTCATTGAAGCTGCCATTATTCAACATGCGCCTTTGTTATCTCAACCTGGCTTATTAGTCATGGATATGGACTCAACCACTATAGAAATTGAGTGCATTGATGAAATAGCCGTATTAGCTGGTGTTGGTGAACAAGTAGCGGATGTCACCGAGCGCGCAATGCAAGGAGAATTAGATTTTGCTCAAAGCTTACATCAACGTGTAGCCACTTTAGCGAATGCTCCTGAGTCAATTTTAGCAGAGGTAGTGAAAAATCTACCATTAATGGCAGGCTTAACGACCCTAGTCGATACCCTAAAAGCACATAAATGGCGAATCGCCATAGCCTCAGGAGGGTTTACCTATTTTGCCGACCATTTACAGCAGCTACTTGAATTAGATGCAGCACACGCAAACGTACTTGAAATCGTAGACAAAAAATTAACAGGTAACGTCATTGGTGATGTTGTCGATGCGCAAGCAAAAGCCGAATGTTTAATACAATTAGCAAATACATTTAATATTGAGGCAACGCAAACAGTTGCAATGGGTGATGGCGCCAACGATTTAATTATGATGAAAGCTGCGCATCTAGGAGTAGCCTTTCATGCTAAACCTATTGTGGTGAAACAAGCGGATACGACCATCAATAATGCAGGTTTAGATTTAATGCTTCACTGGTTGGCATAA
- the radA gene encoding DNA repair protein RadA: MAKNKPSYVCTECGADYSRWLGQCNECKSWNTISEFRQPKVSNKQQRYVGYAGQTEAQVQTLDTIDLAELPRFSAGFAEFDRVLGGGIVPGSAILIGGEPGAGKSTLLLQTMCALSEQMSALYVTGEESLQQVAMRAKRLGLTAEKLKLLSETSVENICHIAEKEQPKIMVIDSIQVMHMADIQSAPGSVSQVREAAAFLTRFAKQNHVAMILVGHVTKDGALAGPKVLEHCIDCSIMLEGSTDSRYRTLRGNKNRFGAVNELGVFAMTGTGLKEVKNPSAIFLTRSEEQTPGSIVMVLWEGTRPLLVEIQALVDHSALGNPRRVAVGAEQNRLAMLLAILNRHGGLQMNDQDVFVNVVGGVKVSETSVDLALMLALVSSFRDKALPQDLVVFGEVGLSGEIRPVPSGQERINEAAKHGFKRAIVPFANMPKDRIEGMEVIGVKKISDALEVI, encoded by the coding sequence ATGGCAAAAAATAAACCCTCTTACGTCTGCACAGAATGTGGCGCTGATTACTCTCGTTGGCTTGGACAATGCAATGAGTGTAAATCATGGAATACCATTTCAGAATTTAGACAACCAAAGGTTTCAAATAAACAGCAACGCTATGTAGGCTATGCTGGTCAAACTGAAGCACAAGTTCAAACGCTTGATACCATTGATTTAGCAGAATTACCCAGATTTTCCGCAGGTTTTGCAGAGTTCGACCGCGTATTAGGTGGCGGTATTGTACCTGGTAGCGCTATTCTCATCGGCGGTGAACCAGGCGCGGGAAAATCAACATTATTACTGCAAACCATGTGTGCCCTTTCCGAACAGATGTCTGCTTTATACGTTACCGGTGAAGAATCATTACAACAGGTTGCAATGCGCGCTAAAAGGCTTGGCCTAACTGCAGAAAAGTTAAAATTGTTATCGGAAACAAGTGTAGAAAATATTTGTCATATTGCTGAGAAAGAGCAACCTAAAATCATGGTCATCGATTCTATTCAAGTGATGCATATGGCAGATATTCAATCAGCGCCTGGCAGCGTATCACAAGTTAGGGAAGCGGCGGCTTTTCTCACTCGTTTTGCTAAACAAAACCATGTTGCCATGATTTTAGTGGGTCATGTGACAAAAGACGGTGCTTTAGCTGGGCCAAAAGTATTAGAACACTGTATTGATTGCTCTATTATGCTAGAAGGCAGTACCGACTCCCGTTATCGCACCTTACGTGGAAATAAAAACCGCTTTGGCGCAGTGAATGAATTAGGCGTGTTTGCCATGACAGGTACAGGCCTAAAAGAAGTTAAAAACCCATCTGCAATCTTTCTCACCCGAAGCGAAGAACAAACACCAGGGAGTATCGTCATGGTACTTTGGGAGGGAACAAGGCCGTTATTAGTTGAAATTCAAGCGCTTGTTGACCATTCAGCCTTAGGTAACCCACGAAGAGTTGCCGTTGGTGCTGAACAAAATCGCCTCGCCATGTTATTGGCTATTTTAAACCGTCATGGCGGCTTACAAATGAATGATCAAGATGTTTTTGTCAATGTTGTGGGTGGTGTAAAAGTATCTGAAACCAGTGTAGATTTAGCACTCATGTTAGCGTTAGTGTCAAGCTTTCGTGATAAAGCCTTGCCACAAGATTTAGTGGTATTTGGCGAAGTAGGTTTATCTGGAGAAATTAGGCCAGTACCCAGTGGCCAAGAGCGAATTAACGAGGCGGCAAAACATGGTTTTAAACGCGCCATTGTACCTTTTGCAAATATGCCTAAAGATCGTATTGAAGGAATGGAAGTTATTGGCGTAAAAAAAATTAGCGACGCATTAGAAGTCATTTAA
- a CDS encoding PilZ domain-containing protein codes for MTKDFSKYQAIIDEFSGTVTAEDFESRFNEATVKLPKSDRFLVKMEVKRLATPCTRLIDLRGHVDGECRPYVHENRTHYLDDIAIRAFEDTLELYGGYTLAVYEAVMNTENNFRVMYHREKDQLSGTVPPSPAPKAKVFEKTQYPAELLRFGPYFNRKEERMNFAIPLIVELPDGKEIEVSSSDISVHGCKFRYSGKHKITMRHVLTVRFTGLENDFQFGKNSHYRYQVKNIQLVDNVQLVGLERVPDSDVKRDGFRQFLAGFIQGNKRRYKINLDNTISALHSRCIEQFVLPKSNELPIFIEDTDDGILPRYVLTCHNNQGTFQYWQDESRHSTVNYLVTPERLLRIKKHASKHSPLLVYSFVHDSNGKAYFYTADSIQLEDDDVFRMHFFGFAANKASFAVHQLYTLPLDESYAESPLTLANSLAKRDQHLNQPITEDVLLSISNLSMLVIAQRIDSPEIIDFYKGFNFDDINTNKLKNFGHKRLAEPLAIDDVGINFNNQRQEPRFKYKTPLAVSSEGVQWQGISEDFSTSGLKVELEKPCVLTRGNIINVSFMQLQKITSSFDLNELPYEVMRVSKDKTVLHLRVYVEKHKHIGRSFFKALIEKNRDKLTPDEYAMFSPGLAKALRNIYSRSLQTISVVVQTSGSRYKYETIATNDDESPLLRQCKRISDRVHHFNLYPVLSHLKATNFFNESLKKMQPEDTSIDETLYISINPENDIVEQAVNTKLGSDLQSDMFKKMFIKNALKRGEFYCIQMKLSRTDDPDMKYLNPELSYISAYAIHRGKQIEQDIWSVVGVVQLIDVTHEALNRYQLMANDM; via the coding sequence ATGACTAAAGATTTTTCAAAATATCAAGCGATAATCGATGAATTTTCCGGTACTGTCACGGCTGAGGATTTTGAATCTCGTTTTAACGAAGCAACAGTAAAGTTACCAAAGTCTGATCGCTTTTTAGTTAAAATGGAAGTTAAGCGCCTTGCAACACCGTGTACGCGTTTAATTGACTTACGTGGGCATGTTGATGGTGAGTGCCGCCCATATGTACATGAAAATAGAACGCATTATCTTGATGATATTGCAATTAGGGCCTTTGAAGATACCCTCGAATTATACGGTGGTTATACGCTAGCTGTTTATGAAGCGGTGATGAACACTGAAAACAATTTTAGAGTGATGTACCATCGTGAAAAAGATCAGCTTTCTGGTACTGTACCTCCTAGCCCTGCTCCTAAAGCTAAAGTGTTTGAGAAAACGCAATATCCTGCAGAGTTACTGCGATTTGGACCTTACTTTAACCGCAAAGAAGAGCGGATGAATTTCGCTATTCCATTAATCGTTGAGCTTCCTGATGGTAAAGAAATCGAAGTTTCCAGTTCAGATATAAGCGTGCATGGTTGTAAATTCCGTTATAGTGGTAAACATAAAATTACCATGCGTCATGTACTCACAGTGCGCTTTACAGGGCTTGAGAATGATTTTCAGTTTGGTAAAAATAGTCATTATCGTTATCAAGTTAAAAATATTCAATTAGTTGATAACGTACAATTAGTAGGGCTTGAACGAGTACCTGATAGCGATGTAAAACGGGATGGTTTTCGGCAATTTCTTGCCGGCTTTATTCAAGGCAATAAACGTCGATATAAGATCAATTTAGATAACACAATTTCTGCCCTACATTCTAGATGTATTGAACAATTTGTGTTACCTAAATCGAATGAGTTGCCTATTTTTATTGAAGATACCGATGATGGCATTTTGCCAAGGTACGTGTTGACTTGTCATAACAACCAAGGCACCTTTCAATATTGGCAAGATGAGTCTCGCCACAGTACAGTAAACTATCTTGTTACCCCTGAACGTTTATTACGCATTAAAAAGCACGCTTCAAAGCATTCACCATTACTCGTGTATAGTTTTGTGCATGACAGTAATGGCAAAGCATATTTTTATACTGCAGATTCTATTCAGCTTGAAGATGACGATGTTTTTAGAATGCATTTTTTTGGGTTTGCAGCCAATAAAGCAAGTTTTGCTGTTCATCAACTTTATACGTTACCATTAGATGAATCATACGCTGAATCTCCGTTAACGTTGGCGAATAGTCTTGCTAAACGTGATCAACACTTGAATCAGCCTATTACTGAAGATGTTTTGTTATCGATATCTAATTTGTCGATGCTGGTGATTGCACAACGTATTGACTCTCCAGAGATTATTGACTTTTATAAAGGGTTCAATTTTGATGATATCAATACAAATAAACTGAAAAATTTTGGCCATAAAAGATTGGCAGAACCTTTGGCGATAGATGACGTTGGTATTAACTTTAATAATCAACGACAAGAGCCTAGGTTTAAGTACAAAACACCTCTTGCTGTCTCCTCAGAGGGGGTTCAGTGGCAGGGGATATCTGAAGATTTTTCAACCTCTGGTTTGAAAGTTGAACTAGAAAAGCCTTGTGTATTAACTCGCGGCAACATCATTAATGTTTCTTTTATGCAGCTGCAAAAGATTACCTCGTCATTTGATTTAAATGAGTTGCCTTACGAGGTCATGCGAGTTAGTAAAGATAAAACGGTTTTACATTTACGTGTTTATGTTGAAAAGCATAAACACATAGGGCGCTCCTTTTTTAAAGCGTTAATTGAAAAAAACCGTGATAAGCTCACTCCCGATGAATACGCGATGTTTAGCCCTGGGTTGGCAAAAGCATTACGTAATATTTATAGTCGCAGTTTACAAACTATTTCAGTCGTGGTGCAAACTAGTGGTAGCCGTTATAAATATGAGACCATTGCAACCAATGATGACGAAAGCCCATTATTACGTCAATGCAAACGGATTAGCGACAGGGTGCATCATTTTAATTTATACCCTGTGCTAAGCCATTTGAAAGCGACGAATTTCTTTAATGAGTCGCTGAAGAAGATGCAACCGGAAGATACATCGATTGATGAAACTTTATATATTTCTATCAATCCAGAAAATGATATTGTTGAACAAGCGGTGAATACAAAGCTTGGTTCTGATCTGCAGTCAGATATGTTTAAAAAAATGTTTATTAAAAATGCATTAAAACGCGGAGAGTTTTATTGTATTCAAATGAAGTTATCTCGTACTGATGATCCTGATATGAAATATTTAAACCCTGAACTTAGTTATATCAGTGCATATGCAATACACCGCGGAAAACAAATCGAACAAGATATATGGAGTGTTGTTGGGGTAGTACAACTTATTGATGTGACGCACGAAGCGCTTAATCGCTATCAATTAATGGCCAATGATATGTGA
- a CDS encoding TatD family hydrolase, whose product MLFTDSHCHLDFQPLNEDPNALFTQCIKANIHRIIVPAVSPKNWQQVLTLKRESRKNLTILPCLGIHPWYLKGLTFQVLEQLAAMIEKHQEHLIAIGECGIDGKIAKEQNNLVQQQQFFRQQVLLAKQYHKPLIIHHRRSHNELIEILKQEKPQTGGFLHGFSGSYQQGKTYIDMGFKLGIGGTITYERAEKTRKAVKRFPLDTLVLETDAPAMPLSGEQGQPNSPLNIIKVFEQLCLLRVETPEDIATQLEVNVDKIVHV is encoded by the coding sequence ATGTTATTTACCGACAGTCATTGCCATTTAGACTTTCAGCCGCTTAATGAAGATCCAAATGCATTATTTACCCAATGCATTAAGGCCAATATTCACCGCATTATAGTGCCTGCAGTATCTCCTAAAAACTGGCAGCAAGTATTAACATTGAAGCGAGAAAGCAGAAAAAATCTTACTATATTACCCTGTTTAGGTATTCACCCTTGGTACCTAAAAGGTTTAACATTTCAAGTATTAGAACAGTTAGCAGCGATGATTGAAAAACACCAAGAACATCTTATTGCGATTGGTGAATGCGGCATTGATGGAAAAATAGCAAAAGAACAAAATAACCTCGTACAACAACAACAGTTTTTTCGTCAGCAGGTTTTACTTGCAAAGCAATATCATAAACCTCTCATTATTCATCATCGGCGTTCTCATAACGAGCTCATAGAAATTTTAAAGCAAGAAAAGCCTCAAACAGGTGGTTTTTTACATGGTTTTTCTGGTAGTTACCAACAAGGAAAAACCTATATTGACATGGGTTTTAAACTTGGTATTGGTGGCACAATTACTTACGAAAGAGCCGAAAAAACTCGTAAAGCTGTTAAACGCTTCCCATTAGACACATTAGTGTTAGAAACTGACGCACCTGCAATGCCTTTATCGGGGGAGCAAGGTCAACCAAACTCGCCACTGAATATCATTAAAGTTTTTGAGCAATTATGTTTATTGCGTGTTGAAACACCAGAAGATATTGCCACGCAACTTGAAGTTAATGTTGATAAAATTGTACATGTTTAA
- a CDS encoding AhpA/YtjB family protein, which produces MKQNQPHLYPRLSSIYNKITQLAIAIILIVLVMNIWVFSYGDQQSAINEHFIELSDEVVSQMAITSLTLWHENPEKLQQYIDQTTNTPWIKDISIYDETGQLILSNVEQQSVLALYGLGDYLAPNESQYLPVVHEVRDATLKGYLRVTLLKEPFTRSLEAASDEQFADFRLMIMLAGVVGFLLTRGLNRFSRQSFRLAK; this is translated from the coding sequence ATGAAACAAAATCAACCGCATTTATACCCTAGATTGTCATCTATTTATAATAAAATAACGCAATTAGCTATAGCGATAATACTTATTGTGCTGGTGATGAACATTTGGGTGTTTAGCTACGGTGATCAACAATCAGCAATTAATGAGCACTTTATTGAGCTTTCAGATGAAGTTGTCAGCCAAATGGCGATCACTAGTTTAACACTATGGCATGAAAACCCAGAAAAATTACAGCAATATATTGATCAAACGACTAACACTCCTTGGATCAAAGATATTTCTATCTATGATGAAACCGGCCAGTTAATACTGTCTAATGTTGAACAACAGTCAGTCCTTGCGCTATATGGGTTAGGGGATTACCTAGCACCTAATGAGTCTCAATATTTACCAGTAGTTCATGAAGTACGTGATGCAACGTTAAAAGGGTATTTACGGGTAACGTTACTTAAAGAGCCGTTTACGCGTTCATTAGAAGCTGCAAGTGATGAACAGTTTGCTGATTTCCGTCTGATGATAATGCTGGCAGGTGTGGTTGGTTTTTTACTAACCCGCGGATTAAATCGTTTTAGCCGTCAAAGTTTTCGTCTAGCCAAGTAA
- a CDS encoding HDOD domain-containing protein: MKVLLIDNGEQSLSPINTLLKQRRCKTAYITDAIMGIKLLQKHAFDVVIIADKPIRTTLANLLKAIALKFPQVVRFAVIAEGNINEDLSAHYLYHHPIDAPKIIKTIIALGSAHQQITKAVVVKTVAQVKTLPSPPKVYLQLNRLLKQANVDSNKIAEIVSQDPALAAKVIQFTNNTFAQSDKPITNISEAITKMGVDTLSCIVMTAELFSYQPDIPNYSIIDEQLKALNTAKLAASLVPVTLKQDALLAGLLHSIGKLVLFEMDKKLTLTFFNHHAKMTDDIALEQRIFSTDHCQVGAYLLHIWGFPYNLIEAVLYQYTPENLLGNTLGISQATYLAKALLSKKEIDQTFVTHYQLEPQLEKLQNNAAKFM, from the coding sequence ATGAAAGTGTTGCTAATAGATAATGGTGAGCAATCACTTTCTCCCATTAATACCTTATTAAAACAGCGCCGATGTAAAACGGCTTACATTACAGACGCGATAATGGGCATAAAGCTGCTGCAAAAGCATGCTTTTGATGTGGTTATTATCGCTGATAAGCCTATACGTACTACCCTAGCGAATTTGTTAAAAGCAATTGCGCTTAAATTTCCACAGGTAGTACGCTTTGCCGTTATTGCAGAGGGTAACATTAACGAAGACTTATCAGCTCATTATTTGTATCACCATCCTATTGATGCGCCTAAAATCATCAAAACGATTATTGCTCTTGGCTCTGCACATCAACAAATCACAAAAGCAGTCGTTGTAAAAACAGTAGCACAAGTAAAAACATTACCTAGCCCGCCCAAAGTTTACTTACAATTAAATCGCCTACTCAAGCAAGCGAATGTTGATTCAAATAAAATCGCAGAAATAGTGTCGCAAGACCCAGCCTTAGCTGCCAAAGTCATTCAGTTTACAAACAACACTTTTGCACAAAGCGATAAGCCTATAACCAATATTAGCGAAGCGATCACTAAAATGGGAGTTGATACTCTTAGCTGTATTGTCATGACTGCCGAGCTTTTTTCTTATCAGCCCGATATTCCCAATTACTCAATTATTGATGAGCAATTAAAAGCGCTTAATACGGCAAAATTAGCAGCATCATTGGTCCCAGTAACACTCAAACAGGATGCGCTATTAGCAGGCCTTTTACACAGCATAGGTAAGTTAGTGTTATTTGAAATGGATAAAAAACTTACGCTAACATTTTTTAATCATCATGCAAAAATGACCGATGATATTGCCCTTGAACAACGTATATTTTCTACAGACCATTGCCAAGTTGGTGCCTATTTATTACATATTTGGGGATTTCCCTACAACTTGATTGAAGCGGTATTATATCAATATACACCTGAAAATCTTCTAGGTAACACCCTTGGCATTTCACAAGCAACCTATTTAGCGAAGGCATTACTGAGTAAAAAAGAAATTGATCAAACATTTGTCACGCACTACCAACTTGAGCCACAATTAGAAAAACTACAAAATAACGCTGCAAAATTCATGTAA